A stretch of Prunus dulcis chromosome 6, ALMONDv2, whole genome shotgun sequence DNA encodes these proteins:
- the LOC117630042 gene encoding ethylene-overproduction protein 1, translating to MQKIYCHLDMRGLKLLDRFTSTQVHALNPTDTSNGKTHVGVSRAKLNSHLIKSFGSNSKPKSFNSLSVTEALLLPYGLPATDLLEPSIEPHLKPTEFVEILADLYHRLENCSSQSDKSLLSIEQYSLLRNLGDPKLLRRCLRAARQNAVDVNSKVVLSAWLRFERREDELVGMSAMACSGQVLECPKVALVNGFDPNLVSGHCQCDHDPSKAVNMLIFEGNECVNLEEEEEESDVSFCIGNVEINCARCKIASLSSPFEAMLYGCFKESKKGKIDFSENGISVKGMRAVEMYSRTRRLDLFSPEIVVELLSFANRFCCEEMKSACDAYLASLVDNIDDALVLIEYGLEEMAYLLVAACLQVLLRGLPSSLYNPKVMKFLCSSKVRERLAMAGHGFLLYYFLSHVAMEESMVSKTTVMLLERLEECTTERWQKTLVLHQLGCVLLERREFKDAQFRFLAAAKAGHVYSVAGVARTKYKQGQQYSAYTLMSSIISEYKPAGWMYQERALYNIGKEKILDLSTATELDPTLLFPYKYRAVAKAEEKQIRAAILEIDRTVRFKLSPDCIELRAWFFIALEDYESALRDIRVLLTLEPNYMMFHGKVSGDYLVELLSHRVKQLSQADCWMHLYDQWSSVDDIGSLAIIHQMLGHNPGKSLIQFRQSLLLLRLNCQKAAMRSLRLARNNSGSEHERLVYEGWILYDTGNREEALSKAEKSIHIQRSFEAFFLKAYALADTSLDSESSSYVIQLLEEALKCPSDGLRKGQALNNLGSIYVDCGKLDKAVDCYMSALDIKHTRAHQGLARVYHLKNQRKAAYDEMTKLIEKAQNNASAYEKRSEYCDPEMAKTDLNMATQLDPLRTYPYRYRAAVLMDEQKESEAVEELTKAIAFKPDLQILHLRAAFHESIGDVSSALQDCQAALCMDPNHTDTLDLYNRARD from the exons ATGCAGAAGATTTATTGTCATTTAGATATGCGTGGTCTAAAGCTTTTAGACCGATTCACAAGTACCCAAGTCCACGCTCTCAATCCTACAGACACCTCCAATGGTAAAACCCATGTTGGTGTTTCAAGAGCTAAGCTTAACAGTCACCTGATTAAATCTTTTGGGtcaaattcaaagcccaaaaGTTTCAACTCACTCTCTGTGACTGAAGCTCTTCTGCTGCCTTATGGACTTCCTGCAACTGACCTGCTTGAACCCTCCATAGAGCCTCACCTCAAGCCCACTGAATTTGTTGAAATCTTAGCTGACCTCTATCACCGCTTAGAGAATTGCTCGTCTCAATCTGATAAATCTTTGTTATCTATTGAGCAGTATTCTCTCTTGCGCAATCTTGGTGACCCCAAGCTGCTTCGCCGGTGTCTTCGTGCTGCTCGTCAAAATGCTGTTGATGTAAACTCTAAGGTTGTGCTTTCGGCTTGGTTGAGGTTTGAGAGGAGAGAGGATGAGCTTGTGGGTATGTCAGCTATGGCTTGTAGTGGGCAAGTTCTTGAGTGTCCTAAGGTTGCTTTGGTAAATGGGTTTGATCCAAATTTGGTTTCTGGTCATTGCCAATGTGATCATGACCCCAGTAAAGCAGTCAATATGCTTATTTTTGAGGGCAATGAGTGTGTGAatttggaggaggaggaggaggaaagTGATGTTTCATTTTGTATTGGCAATGTAGAAATCAATTGTGCAAGGTGTAAAATTGCATCGCTTTCTAGTCCTTTTGAGGCTATGTTGTATGGATGTTTCAAAGAATCAAAAAAGGGTAAGATAGATTTTTCGGAAAATGGGATATCTGTGAAGGGAATGAGAGCTGTGGAAATGTATAGTAGGACTAGGAGATTGGACTTGTTTAGTCCTGAGATTGTTGTGGAGTTACTTTCTTTTGCCAATAGGTTCTGTTgtgaggagatgaagtctgCTTGTGATGCTTATTTAGCTTCACTGGTTGATAACATTGATGATGCATTGGTTCTTATTGAGTATGGTTTGGAGGAGATGGCATATCTTCTTGTAGCTGCCTGCTTGCAGGTATTGCTGAGAGGGCTTCCCAGTTCTCTGTATAATCCGAAGGTGATGAAATTTCTTTGTAGCTCCAAGGTCAGGGAGAGATTGGCCATGGCAGGGCATGGATTCTTGTTGTATTATTTTCTAAGCCATGTGGCTATGGAGGAAAGTATGGTATCTAAGACAACTGTGATGCTATTGGAGAGATTGGAAGAATGTACAACCGAGAGGTGGCAGAAAACACTTGTGTTGCATCAATTGGGTTGTGTTTTGCTTGAGAGAAGAGAGTTTAAGGATGCCCAGTTTCGTTTTCTGGCTGCAGCTAAGGCGGGACATGTTTATTCAGTTGCTGGTGTTGCAAGGACCAAATACAAACAGGGGCAGCAGTATTCAGCATATACATTGATGAGCTCTATTATCTCTGAGTATAAACCCGCTGGGTGGATGTACCAGGAACGTGCCCTCTATAACATTGGGAAGGAGAAGATTTTGGATTTGAGCACTGCAACTGAATTAGATCCCACTCTTTTATTTCCATATAAATATAGAGCTGTCGCAAAGGCAGAGGAGAAGCAAATTAGAGCTGCTATTTTGGAGATTGATAGAACTGTTAGGTTTAAGCTCTCACCTGACTGCATTGAATTACGGGCTTGGTTCTTCATCGCACTTGAAGATTATGAAAGTGCTCTTCGAGATATCCGTGTGTTACTAACTTTAGAACCCAATTACATGATGTTTCATGGAAAGGTTAGTGGGGATTACTTGGTTGAGCTTCTCAGCCATCGGGTTAAGCAATTGAGTCAAGCTGATTGCTGGATGCACCTATATGATCAGTGGTCGTCTGTTGATGACATTGGATCTCTGGCAATCATACATCAGATGTTGGGACATAACCCTGGAAAGAGTCTCATTCAGTTTCGGCAATCTTTGCTTCTTTTACG GTTAAATTGTCAGAAGGCTGCAATGCGCAGTTTGCGGTTGGCAAGAAATAATTCTGGATCTGAGCATGAGAGGCTGGTCTATGAAGGATGGATTTTATATGACACTGGAAATCGTGAAGAAGCTCTCTCAAAGGCAGAAAAGTCAATTCACATTCAGAGGTCATTTGAAGCTTTTTTCCTTAAAGCATATGCATTGGCAGATACTAGCCTGGACTCTGAATCATCATCTTATGTTATTCAACTGCTGGAGGAAGCTCTTAAATGTCCTTCAGATGGTCTTCGTAAAGGACAG GCACTAAATAACTTGGGGAGTATATATGTGGATTGTGGTAAGCTGGATAAGGCTGTGGACTGCTACATGAGTGCTCTTGACATCAAACATACAAGAGCTCATCAAGGGTTGGCACGTGTTTATCATCTTAAAAATCAACGAAAAGCCGCATATGATGAGATGACCAAGCtaatagagaaagcacaaaaCAATGCATCAGCTTACGAAAAACGGTCAGAGTACTGTGATCCCGAGATGGCAAAGACTGATCTCAATATGGCAACACAATTGGATCCGTTGAGGACATACCCATACAGATACCGGGCAGCAG TTCTGATGGATGAACAAAAGGAGTCTGAAGCTGTAGAAGAGCTTACAAAGGCCATTGCTTTCAAGCCTGACTTGCAAATACTTCATCTTCGAGCTGCATTTCATGAGTCAATTGGAGATGTAAGCTCTGCTCTCCAAGATTGTCAAGCAGCTCTCTGCATGGACCCCAACCACACAGACACTCTTGATTTGTATAATCGGGCACGGGACTGA
- the LOC117630045 gene encoding pentatricopeptide repeat-containing protein At2g30100, chloroplastic: MASAQGLASLTHSLFAVKRQRFMGLRGFSAQSCGRVFPRICKHQKPNFIVAKSSKVRDSKLFKSVELDQFLTSDDEDEMGEGFFEAIEELERMTREPSDVLEEMNDRLSARELQLVLVYFSQEGRDSWCALEVFEWLRKENRVDKETMDLMVSIMCSWVKKLIQGEHDIGDVVDLLVDMDCVGLKPSFSMMEKVISLYWEMGEKEKAVLFVKEVLRRGIVYSEEDDTDGHKGGPTGYLAWKMMVEGNFRDSVKLVIHLRESGLKPEVYSYLIAMTAVVKELNELAKALRKLKGFTRAGLIAEFDTENVGLIEKYQSDLLSDGVRLSNWVIQEGSSSLHGVVHERLLAMYICSGRGLEAERQLWEMKLVGKEADADLYDIVLAICASQKEASAIGRLLTRTEVTSSLRKKKSLSWLLRGYIKGGHFDDAAETVIKMLDLGLCPEFLDRAAVLQGLRKSIQESGGVDTYLKLCKRLSDASLIGPCLVYLFIRKYKLWIVKML; this comes from the exons atggcATCTGCTCAAGGGCTTGCTTCGTTGACCCATTCGTTATTTGCAGTTAAACGGCAGCGTTTTATGGGTCTCCGTGGTTTCTCAGCGCAATCCTGTGGTAGGGTTTTTCCTAGAATCTGCAAGCACCAAAAACCCAACTTCATCGTTGCGAAGTCGAGTAAAGTTCGAGACTCTAAGCTGTTCAAATCTGTTGAATTGGACCAGTTCCTGACTAGCGACGACGAGGATGAAATGGGTGAAGGTTTCTTTGAGGCGATTGAAGAATTGGAGCGAATGACAAGGGAACCCTCCGATGTTCTTGAGGAAATGAACGACCGGTTATCGGCCAGAGAGTTACAGCTTGTGTTAGTCTACTTTTCTCAGGAGGGTAGGGACTCATGGTGTGCGCTTGAGGTGTTTGAGTGGCTCCGAAAGGAGAACCGGGTCGATAAGGAGACGATGGATCTTATGGTTTCCATAATGTGTAGTTGGGTCAAGAAATTGATTCAGGGGGAGCACGACATTGGGGATGTGGTTGACCTTCTTGTGGACATGGATTGTGTGGGTTTGAAGCCGAGTTTTAGCATGATGGAGAAGGTGATTTCTTTGTATTGGGAGATGGGTGAGAAGGAAAAGGCGGTTCTGTTTGTAAAAGAGGTGTTGAGACGTGGAATTGTGTATTCGGAGGAAGACGATACAGATGGGCATAAAGGAGGGCCAACTGGCTATCTTGCTTGGAAGATGATG GTTGAGGGCAACTTTAGGGATTCAGTGAAGTTGGTGATTCATCTAAGAGAATCTGGGTTGAAGCCAGAGGTCTACAGCTACCTCATTGCAATGACAGCTGTGGTTAAGGAACTAAATGAACTTGCTAAAGCTTTGCGCAAGTTGAAAGGTTTTACAAGGGCTGGGCTGATAGCTGAATTTGATACGGAAAATGTTGGGCTTATCGAGAAGTATCAGTCAGATCTTCTATCTGATGGAGTACGGTTGTCCAATTGGGTGATTCAGGAGGGAAGTTCTTCACTCCATGGGGTGGTTCATGAGAGGCTCCTGGCAATGTATATCTGCTCTGGGCGTGGACTTGAGGCCGAGAGGCAGTTGTGGGAAATGAAACTTGTTGGTAAAGAGGCTGATGCGGACCTTTATGACATTGTTTTAGCCATCTGTGCTTCCCAAAAGGAGGCCAGTGCTATAGGACGGTTGCTTACGAGAACAGAGGTTACCAGCTCTCTGCGTAAAAAGAAAAGCCTATCATGGTTGCTAAGAGGGTACATTAAAGGGGGACATTTTGATGATGCTGCAGAAACAGTAATAAAAATGCTTGATTTGGGTTTGTGCCCGGAGTTTTTGGACAGGGCAGCTGTGCTGCAAGGGCTAAGGAAAAGCATCCAAGAATCTGGTGGTGTAGATACTTACCTCAAACTTTGCAAGCGCCTCTCAGATGCCAGTTTGATTGGACCTTGTCTTGTATATCTGTTTATAAGGAAATATAAGCTTTGGATCGTAAAAATGCTTTAA